In one Oncorhynchus nerka isolate Pitt River linkage group LG7, Oner_Uvic_2.0, whole genome shotgun sequence genomic region, the following are encoded:
- the LOC115131837 gene encoding odorant receptor 131-2-like encodes MTSNFSSPSGRRDFFEEALFKNLAVVLFGLVINYINGTLLYTFFTNVTFHSDARYILYMQLIINDSIKMSFIVLLLVMSYVCPFLNVSVCIILILIGSNTHKNAPLNLAIMSIERFVAICHPLQHPLICTVSRTYALIACIWVVGAFPGFIDVIIAFVLKPLSFFTTGRMCYHQNVFDSVHNYNNNYAANILYMCFVWITLIYTYFRVMLSAKAATSDPVSARKAQITILLHGVQLLLCMLSYVTPVMDTTLIILFPNFRSIILFCNNIITNMLPQLLSPLIYGLRDQKFKKHMKGSLLCMKTNPVVKPN; translated from the coding sequence ATGACTAGCAACTTCTCCTCCCCCAGTGGGCGAAGAGACTTCTTTGAGGAGGCTTTGTTCAAGAACCTCGCAGTGGTTCTGTTTGGCCTTGTTATTAACTATATCAATGGGACCTTGTTGTACACCTTCTTCACCAATGTGACCTTCCACAGCGACGCCAGGTACATCCTGTACATGCAGCTGATCATCAATGACAGCATCAAGATGTCTTTCATTGTGCTCTTGCTTGTCATGTCATATGTCTGCCCTTTCctaaatgtgtctgtgtgtataattCTGATTCTAATAGGAAGCAACACTCATAAGAATGCTCCTCTGAACTTGGCAATCATGTCTATTGAACGCTTTGTAGCCATCTGTCATCCTTTACAGCACCCTCTGATCTGCACAGTGAGTAGGACCTATGCGCTCATCGCCTGTATTTGGGTTGTAGGGGCCTTCCCTGGGTTCATAGATGTCATTATCGCCTTTGTCTTAAAGCCTTTGTCATTTTTCACTACCGGTAGGATGTGCTATCATCAGAATGTCTTTGACTCAGTTCACAATTATAACAACAACTATGCCGCCAATATCCTTTACATGTGCTTTGTGTGGATCACATTGATCTACACTTACTTTAGGGTGATGCTTTCAGCCAAAGCTGCAACCTCCGATCCAGTTTCAGCCAGAAAAGCCCAGATTACTATACTACTGCATGGGGTGCAGCTGCTACTCTGTATGCTATCCTACGTCACTCCTGTCATGGACACTACCCTCATCATCCTCTTCCCCAACTTCCGCTCCATCATACTGTTCTGCAATAACATCATAACTAACATGTTACCCCAGCTGCTCAGCCCTCTCATCTACGGTCTACGAGATCAGAAGTTTAAGAAGCACATGAAGGGTTCTCTTCTTTGTATGAAAACCAATCCGGTGGTGAAACCTAACTGA